The Candidatus Rokuibacteriota bacterium genome has a window encoding:
- a CDS encoding aldo/keto reductase, with amino-acid sequence MEYRLLGKTGLRVSALGFGCGNVGGLMVRGTPAERERAIARALELGINYFDTAPSYGDGQSERHLGQALKALKADVYVGTKFRLSSADMGDVRGAIGRSLAASLTRLGMEHVDLLQLHNHIAPERGGGALGVGEVLDEVVPALEALQRQGKIRFYGITGFGETAALHQAIAAGALHAVQVCYNLLNPSAGVELPPGFPAQDFRRLLDRAGEQRMGVIGIRVLAAGALSATEARHPIAAPSVDPLASGPDYRTDVERARILGALVDEGLVQSLIEASLRFALSTATVSTLLVGYSSLDHLEYAAAAVARGPLPGTALARLSSLWQQLATPAK; translated from the coding sequence ATGGAATACCGTCTCCTCGGAAAGACAGGGCTGCGCGTGTCGGCCCTCGGCTTCGGGTGCGGGAACGTCGGGGGCCTGATGGTGAGGGGCACGCCGGCGGAGCGAGAGCGTGCGATCGCCCGAGCCCTGGAACTGGGGATCAACTACTTCGACACGGCTCCTTCCTACGGCGATGGCCAGTCCGAACGCCATCTGGGCCAGGCGCTGAAGGCTCTCAAGGCCGATGTCTATGTCGGGACCAAATTCCGCCTTAGCTCCGCAGACATGGGCGATGTTCGGGGCGCCATCGGGCGCTCGCTGGCGGCGAGCCTCACGCGGCTCGGCATGGAGCACGTGGACCTCCTCCAGCTCCATAATCACATCGCGCCCGAGCGCGGGGGCGGCGCCCTTGGCGTCGGGGAGGTTCTCGACGAGGTCGTCCCCGCTCTCGAGGCGCTCCAGCGGCAGGGCAAGATCCGTTTCTACGGCATCACCGGGTTCGGCGAGACGGCCGCGCTTCACCAGGCGATCGCCGCCGGCGCGCTCCACGCGGTCCAGGTGTGCTACAACCTGCTCAACCCAAGCGCCGGTGTCGAACTCCCGCCAGGCTTCCCGGCCCAGGATTTCCGCCGCCTTCTCGATCGGGCGGGCGAGCAGCGGATGGGCGTGATCGGCATCCGGGTCCTGGCCGCCGGCGCGCTGAGCGCGACCGAAGCCCGCCACCCGATCGCAGCGCCGAGCGTGGATCCCCTCGCCTCAGGCCCGGACTACCGGACAGACGTGGAGCGGGCCAGGATCCTCGGCGCGCTCGTGGACGAGGGTCTCGTACAGAGCCTCATCGAGGCGTCCCTGCGCTTCGCGTTGAGCACGGCCACCGTCTCGACGCTCCTGGTGGGCTACTCGAGCCTCGACCACCTCGAGTACGCCGCGGCCGCAGTGGCCAGAGGCCCGCTGCCTGGAACGGCCCTGGCGCGGCTCTCCAGCCTCTGGCAGCAGCTCGCCACTCCGGCCAAGTAG